The genomic region GGCCGTTGTTGCATCAGGATAATCTCGACTTCAGCTTCAGCGGCATCAAGACGGCGGTTCTTAATTATGTGAAGAAACAATCCTCGGAAATCAGCGGCAGCCATCTCAATGATCTGGCCGCGGGTTTTCAACGCGCCGCCGTTGAGGTGCTGACCGCCAAGTCCCTGCGGGCGTTAAAAGCAACGGGGCTGCGGCGACTGGTCGTGGCCGGCGGGGTAGCCTGCAATCGCGGTCTGCGTCAATCCCTGCAACAGGCCGCAAGGGAGGGGGAGTTCGAGGTCTTTTTCCCCACGCCCCTGCTGTGCACCGATAATGCTGCTATGCTTGCGGTCGCAGCCGATGCCTATCTGTCTCAGGGGCATCGTTCCGCCCTTGATCTCAACGCTCTGGCCGGCTGGCCTCTTGACCGGGCGGGCGATGAGTTTTTGTTTTCCTCGATCTAAGCAAATAGCGGTAACGACTGTTCTATGTGGCAGCGCCTGGCTCTAATTCGACAGTTTAAGCTCAATTTCATTCGCCTTCTGCGTGCTCGCGGAACGGCGGATGAAATCGCCAAGGGCCTGGCTCTGGGTGTTTTCATCGGTATGACGCCAACCTTTGGCGTGCAGATGATTATTGCCGTGTTTGTCGCCATTCTGCTGCGCGAAAATAAAATTGCCGCGGCCGCCGGTGTCTGGGTAACCAATCCTTTTACGGCTCCCTTTATTTATGCCCTGGGTTACGAAACCGGGCGGCTGCTGCTGGGCATGGACAGGGTCGCTCTGGTGCGCGAATTCAACTACGAAGCCGTCAAAAGATTTGGCTGGGATCTGTTCTTGCCTCTGACGGTCGGCGGCATTGTTCTGGGAGTTTTGTGCGGAGTGATCACTTATGCATTGACGGTGCGTGCCATTCCCGTGGTCAAAACCTGGCGGGTTCCGCGCTGGCCGCGGCCGCGGCGGCGGAAGGATAAATGATGAAGGAAGAACATCGGCCGCGTAAGCGTTTCGGTCAGAACTTTCTGCGCGACGTCTCGGTGATTGAACGCATTCTTCAGGCTGCGCAACTCGATGAGCAGAGTCGTGTGCTTGAAATTGGTCCAGGCCTCGGGGCCTTGACTGATCGACTGCTGGGCTTGGCCGGACAGGTGAAGGTCATGGAAGTCGACCGGGATCTGGTGGCCAGACTGGAAGAGCGTCGCCACCCCCGTCTTGAAATCCACGTCGGCGATGCGTTGCTTTTACCTTGGGAGGAGCTGCTGAGCGAGCCGCCCTATACCCTGGTGGCCAATTTGCCTTACAACATTTCCAGCCAGGTCTTGTTCCGCATCCTTGACCATCGGCATCTGTTTTCGCGCCTGGTCCTGATGTTTCAAAAGGAGGTCGGTGACCGCCTGTGCGCCGGTCCCGGCACCAGTGCCTACGGTATTTTGTCCGTGCTTTGCCCCCTTTGGTTCGATGTGCGGCGCGTGGTACTGGTCCGTCCCGGAGCTTTTTTCCCGCCGCCCAAAGTGGATTCGGTGGTTTTAGCTTTCGACGCCCTGCCCGGACCCCGTGTACCGGTCGCCGATGAAGCGTTTTTCCGGCGGGTTGTGAAGGCCGCCTTCGCCCAGCGTCGCAAGACCCTGCGCAACACCCTCAAGGCTGCGGGTTTTGCCGAAGCCGATCTGCTCGCTGCGCTCGAGGTCTGCGCCATCAATCCCCAGGCGCGGGGTGAAACCCTGTCCCTTGAGCAGTTCGCGCAACTCGCTGCGGCTTTGCAGAAATAAATTTCGTGTCAAAGGAGAAATAACATTGGAAACCGTCGCCAAAGTCAACGGCCGCCCCGTCAGCCGCAACGAACTCGACAGCACCATGCAGGTCTATGCGCAACAGATGCACCATAAGAATACCGATCAGCTATCCGTGGACCAGTTTCAGGAAGTTTACGATATGGCACTGGAAAAGCTGATTGCCCGGGCGCTGATTTTTCAGGCAGCCTTGGCGGCGGGTATCGTTGCTTCTGAAGCCAGGGTCGAGGAAGAGAAAAACCAGCTCATTGCCCAATTTTCCGACGAGAATGAGTTCTTCGCTAAATTGGAAAAAGCCGGTATGAGTCCCGAATTTTACCACCGCATGGTCCGCGAGGATCTTACCGTCAATCTGATGACCGCCGAAAAAATGAAGGAGCTTCCCGAACCTCAAGCCACGGAGATTGAGGAAATCTACAAACGCTATCCGCAAAAAATGGTCGATCCGGAAAAGGTGCATGCGCGGCACATCCTGGTTGCCGCCCAGAGCGATGAACGCGAGACGGCCTTGGAGCGCATCGGCCGCATCAAACAGGAGGCGACCGCGGCCGAATTCGAACGCTTGGCGCGTGAGCATTCTGATTGTCCGAGTGCACAAGCCGGCGGTGATCTCGGCTATTTCGCCCGGGGCCAGATGGTGGATTCTTTCGAGGACGCCGCCTTCACCCAGGAGCCGGGCCAAGTTGGGGAAATTGTAGAAACTCCCTATGGCTTTCACTTGATTCTGGTGTTGGATAAAACCCCGGAGCGGCGTCTTAGCCTTGAAGAGGCCGAAACGCGTCTGCGCAATTTTCTCAAAGAAGAAGCAGGAGTGAAACTGCTTAAAAACTGGGTCGATGAATTGCGCACCCACGCCGATGTCGAAATCTTTTCCTGATTCCTGCGGAGCCCTCGTTCCGCGGGGGCTCTTTTCCTTCAGTGGTTGCCGCTTGCCAAAGCTTTTCCCATCTTCTATTCTTTAAAAAAGTTCATTTTTTATCTCCGCTGTAACTCTATCAGCTGCAACGGGCAATCGCGCCGCAAGCTGCGGCATTGCTGGCGGTAAAAACTCGCCTGTGGCTCAAACATTCACCGCGGCACTCAACCGTCGCGGCCTGCGTTGCGTGCTGAACTGTTACGCTCCGTTTATCTCAGCTGTTTTCCGGGGGTGTTATGAAAATCATTAGCGATGTTGCTTCCTCAGATGCCGATCTTCAAACCGCGCTCATTCAGATCGAGGCGGTGTTGGGCTGTCTTGAAAAATTCGCACCTTCGGAAAAGTCCGCCTACCTTGTGAATCTTGCCAGTGCCCTGCAAGCACACACCCCCCATTCCTACTATCTGCACTCGGCGCCTGAACAGGTTGCCGCCTGGATCACCGAAGTCTTCGAATTTATGGATGCACGCCGCGATGATGTCGCCCTGCGTATGGTCAGGGGGACTCGTAGCGGTCGTTGGTATCTCCTGACGAATACTCCTGATGCGCCCTATCTGCTTGATTCTTTGCAAGCCCTGCTCTATCGCGAGAGTGTACGGTTTCAGGTGATCGCTCATCCGATCCTGCGTATCCGCCGGCAAAAAGGACAAATCGTTGAAGTTGGCGGCTCTTTGGAAAAAGGTCCGTGCGAATCCTTGATTCTGATGGAATTGCAGGGATTTCAGGACAGCCGGCAGCGTCGCATCGAAGGTGAAATCGCCGAGGTGCTCTCCAGTGTGTTGCAGGTTCATGCACATCAACGAAAAATGTCCGCACGACTGCATCATCTTGAAAAATTGCCCGGAGAGGCGAACAATCGTGAATTCTGGCACTGGTTGCAGAACGATAACTTTCTGCCCTTCGGCTATCGCTGCTGGCAGGTAGCGCAACTTGAAGGCGCAACTCAGGTAAGCCTGGTGGAAGAACCCTTGGGGATTTTTCCCAACCTGCCTGAAATGAAGGTGGGCGAGACTCTACCCCTGGCCCGTTTCTGCGGCGAGATGCATCGTCGTATCCTGCGCTCCGACCAGGTTGTCGCCGAGGAAACAGAAGTCATAAGTCCGGTATTTCGTGGTGAGCGACTGCGCTACCTTGGCTGGCGAGAGATGCTTGATGACGGCAGGTGGCGCGAACATGCTTTCAGCGGTCTTTTTTCGCAAAAATTTCTGGAGGAACCAACCTACTCCATTGCCCCGCTGCGCCGCAAAATTGAAAGCGCCCTGAGCGACCTGGGTATCCCGAAAGGATGCCATGACTACAATAAGACCATTGAAATATTCAATACATTCCCCAAAATCGAAATGTTTTTTCTGGAGTCCGCGGAATTGCGCAACATGGTGCGATCTTTTACCTTCCTTTATCGCCAGGGCGGGGTCAAGGTGGTGGTTGCTCCGAGCCTGTCCGTGCACGGTGCGACCCTGTTGCTGATCCTTCCACGCGAATTCTATGATCCTGAACATTTTGATCGGCTTGAGGCATACATCCGGCGCTTTTTCCGCGCCGAGGAGGCCAAGGCGCGCATCATCCATTTTTCTGCGGAATATTTGAGCCTGCATGTGACCGTGACGCCGGTGGAGCCTGGGGTGCGCATCGACGTGCGCCGTCTGGAAAATGGGCTCACCGAAATTGCCCGTCCCTGGGAAATGAAGTTGCGCGTTTTGCTGGAAAGGCGTTTCGGTGAAGAAGTGGGCGATGAACTCTACAAGCGTTACGCCGAGGGATTCAGCAGCGAATATCGTGCCCTGAGCCACCCGCGTTTTGCATTACGCGATATTCAGGGAATGGAAGCCGTGCGCCGTGACGGAGGGGAATTTTTCAGCCTCTGGGGTCCTTTTCACAATGCCGAGGAATATTTCCGCCTGCAGTTTTACAGCCGCCGCGAAACGTACCTCAACGATTTGATTCCACTACTTGAAAACCTGCATCTGTCGGTTATTGAAGAACTGGATTTCGTGTTGAAGCAGGGCGAAGAAACCTGCTACATCAAGAGCTTTGCCATCCGCAACGCCGACCCCGATGCCCTGCCCCTGGCCGAAGTTCGTGAAAAGCTGCTGGAAATTCTGACTGTTCTGCGTCTTGGCGGGGTGGAAAACGACAATCTCAATCGATTGCTGGTGCTGACCGGCCTGGGCTGGAAAGAGATCGATGTTTTTCGTGGCTATCGCAACTATTACCAGCAACTGGGTGCTCCCTTCACCAAACGCCGCGTCGCTTTTGCCCTGATGCATAATCCCCGGGTTGCCCGGCTGCTGTTTGACTATTTCGACGCGCGTTTCCAGCCGCGTGACGAGTGGCAGGATCAGTCCGTGCGCGAGGAGCAGGCCCTATCGCCCCTGCGCATGGAATTGGCCCTGGCCCTGGAAGACGTCGCGGATATCAACGAAGATCGCATCCTGCGCACTCTGTTCAATCTCATCGATTCCACTGTGCGCACCAATTTTTATCAGAGAAACACCGGCCCTGACTATTTTTTCGCGTTCAAGATCAGCGCCATAGGTATCATCGAGATGCCGGCGCCACGGCCCTTGTTTGAAATTTATGTGCATGCCGCAGATATGGAAGGCATTCATTTGCGTGGCGGCCGGGTGGCCCGCGGCGGCATTCGCTGGTCGGATCGTCCCGATGATTTTCGCACTGAAGTTCTGGGTTTGATGAAAACCCAGATGACCAAAAACGCGGTCATTGTTCCCGTCGGAAGCAAGGGCGGCTTTATCGTGCAAACACCTTTCACCACGCGCGAGCAGGGTGCCGAGCTCTCGCGTGCCGCTTATATGACCCTGATGCGGGGTTTGCTCGATCTGACCGATAATCGCATCGCTGGAAAAATCATCCGTTCTCCCGAGGTGGTGGCGTATGATGAACAGGATCCGTATATGGTGGTTGCGGCCGACAAAGGCACCGCTCATCTGCCGGATACCGCCAACGCCATCGCCCGCGAGTACGGATTCTGGCTCGATGATGCTTTTGCCAGCGGCGGCTCAAAAGGATATGACCACAAGGCGCTCGGCATCACCGCTCGCGGCGCCTGGGAATGCGTGAAACGTCATTTTCGCGAACTCGGCAAGGATATTCAGACCGAGCCCTTTACGGTGGTGGGCATCGGCGACATGAGTGGTGACGTTTTCGGCAACGGGATGCTGCTGTCACGCAAAATCCGCCTGGTTGCGGCCTTTGATCATCGCCATATCTTTATTGACCCTGATCCGGAACCGGAAACGTCCTGGCGTGAACGTGAGCGTCTGTTCCGCCTGCCGCGCTCCTCGTGGGAGGATTATGACCCTGCGGTGATCTCCGAAGGCGGCGGCGTTTTTTCCCGCCAGGCCAAGGACATTCCCCTTTCGCCCCAGGTACGCAGCCTCCTCGGAGTGCGCCACGGGTCCATGGATGGACAGGGTCTGGTGCGCGCGATTCTTCAGGCCGAGGCCGATCTGCTGTGGAATGGGGGCATCGGCACCTACGTCAAGGCTTCCAGCGAGAAACATGAGGATGTCGGTGATCGCGGCAATGACGGGGTACGCATCGACGCCGGCCAATTGCGGGTGAGAGTGGTGGGCGAGGGCGGCAACCTCGGCCTGACGCAGAGGGCGCGTATCGAGTTCGCCCTGGGCGGCGGGGCCATCAACACCGATGCCATAGACAACTCGGCGGGGGTGGATTGTTCCGACCATGAGGTCAACCTCAAAATTTTCATGCAATATCTCGCCGAACAGCAGGTCCTGGCCGATGTTGAAGAACGTGATCGCCTGTTGCTGGAAGTCTCTGACGAAGTTTGTGCTGCGGTGCTGCACAATAATTACACTCAGAGCCTCGCCGTTTCCCTTGATCTGCGTCGCTGCCGCGCCGAAAACGCACCTTTTGTCGACCTCGCCGAGCGTCTGGTCAATGCCGGCCTGCTGGATCGGGCCGGTGAGTTTTTGCCATCCTCCAAAGAGCTGCTTGCTCGTGCCGACAAATCACTGACTCGGCCGGAGTTGGCGGTTCTTCTGGCGTACAGCAAGATGCAGATGTTTCAGGTCGTCCTCGACAAGGGACTGCCCAAAGGGGAGAAGATCCGAGAGTTTCTTGCCGGCTACTTTCCGGCCCCCATCCGTGACCGTTTCAGGGAGCATCTCGATGGACATCCCCTGGCGCGCGAAATCACGGCGACCCTCATCACCAACACCCTGGTCGACCTGGGAGGTTGTGCCTTCATTCAGCGCCTGGGGCGTCGCTCAGGCCGCTCCTTGGCGGACTGCCTCAGTGTGCAGTTCTTTTTCGACCAGGCTTTTGAGGGCCCGGCTCTACGCCTGGAGCTCTTTGCCCTGGACAATCGCCTGCCGGCTGAGCACCAGTATGACATTCTTTTGAATTACACAGAGGTTCTGCAGGAAGTCTGCTTGTGGGCACTTCAGCAGGAGGTGCCGACCGAACTCAACCAGGCTTCCGTCAGCGAATGGCAGGAACATATCTCTGAATTTGTCAACATGCTGGCCGGAGTTGTCCCCGCCGCCGAATGGCAAAGTTGCCGGGACGAGATCTCCGATTTGGAAGAAAAGGGCCTCTCCCGGCAGTTCGCTCGCCAGGTGGCGACTCTTCACTATCTCAGCGATCTGCTGCCGCTTGTGCCCCTCAGTGAAGATACCGGACAGGATCTGCATACCATCGTCTGCACCTATCGTGACCTCGGCGCCCATCTCGAGATTGCCACTATGCGTGAAGCGGCCTTGCGCGTACCCGTTCGCGACCGCTGGGACCGCATGGCCTATGAAACCTTTACCCAGGATTTAAATTCCATTCACTATAATCTGACCGGCGGCGTGCTCAGAGAAGCCGATGGAAACGTGGAGCAATATCTCTCCTCACGGCGTAAAAAAGTTCGCAATCTGCTGACCCTTTTAAAGCAGGTTCAGGGCAGGGATCCCGCCAACTTCCACCCCTTCACGGTCTTGGGGCGTGCCCTGAATGCGCTCATCTAACCGCAGCAGCACGGCCTGGTGCATCGAAGATGGGCGCGAAGCCGGACAAAAACTGCCGAACATCCTCAGTTTGGGGTTCGGCGGTAGCACAACCCCGAATCTGCCGTGAATTCACAGTCTTTCTGTGCGACCTCTTCGAGCTCGATCAGGGAGAAGGATTCTGCTGGGATATCCTTGAGGGCCTCCAGAATCTCATCGCGGCTCAGCTTGGGATCAAAGACGAACAGTCCCTGGGTGCTGTCCTTAATCTCCAACCTTTGCCCGATTTCGGATGACCAGGTCGGGCGCCAATGGATCGGGTCTTTGATCAATAATCCATTCATGGGAAACCTCCTTGTTTTTCCGTCTTTGCCTTGTCAAAATAAAACGTAACTGTTCAGCATGCACCGCAGGGTACGGCGGCAGCGCGTGCGGCAAAAACTCACCTGCGGCTCAAACATTAGCCGCAGCACTCAACCGCCGCACCCTGCGGTACTTTCGGACGTTGCCGCTTTTAGTTACAATAAAACGTTTCAGCCGCAACGTCCAATTGTGCTGCGGCCTGCGGCGCACACAGAACAGCTACTTTGCCACTTAAATATTATCGCCTGACGCCGTGCTTGCAATGCGGACACAACCTGTAACGCCTGTTTACAAAAGAAAGAGGACTTTTCAATGGAAAAACGTCGACTTGGACCCTGTGTCACCTTCTTTCCGCAGCCGACGACTCTCATCGCGACCCGTGATGAAGAAGGCGCGGTAAATTTGATGACGGCCTCCTGGGTGGGGATCGTCAGCAAAACCCCTCCGACCATGGCCGTTGCCTTGCATCAGAGTCGCAAATCCTATCAGAACCTTAAACAGGGAGTAGGGGCTTTCACCGTGAATGTGGTTCCCGCCGGCCTGGCGATGGAAGCCGATTTCTGCGGTCTCAAATCCGGCAGCGAAGTTGATAAAGTGGCCCACGCCGGTTTGGGCCTGGAACCCGCTGCGCAGGTGGCCGTGCCCTTGGTGGCCGAATCCCCGTTGAACGTCGAATGCCGCGTCGTGGGTGAGCAGCAGCTTGGAGAGTATTGCCTGGTGTTGGGCGAAATTCTCGAAATCCACGCAGCGGATGCTGCGTTTGACGATTCCGGCAATATGGACGCTCGCGTCTTCGACCCCCTGGTTTATCTCGGCGGCATCAGGGAATACTGGAGTTTGGGTGAAAAAGCGGGCCGGGCTTATCGCGACGGAACACGGCTGTTTCCTGAGGATGCCAAGGGTCAATGAAGCTGAGCTTATGAAGCATTATTATGTTTACGGAATCCCTGTCCCTGTGAAAAAATACTGGACCATGTCGCGCAACCTGTGATAAACGGGAGAACATCTTTTTGATTATGGTCGGAAGGCCCGGAACCCGTACCGGAGCTGACACCGATTTGCCGGACCCGTTAAAGAAAACAGGACAATGCCGCCTGGATCCGTAAGGACCGGGACGGAAGGCCAAAAGAACCCCTGCCGAGGGCCTTGCCCAACGGCCGAATTCTGCCTTTCGATCCCGCTATCGAAGGGCTTTTTTTTTGTAACTATTCAATCGCATTGCCTACCGCGCCGCACCCTGCGGTGCATGCTGAACAGTTACTTTTATTTTCGGTACCGCGTCTGTTCCGAGAGGGGCGTGAGAGTGAAAAAACGCAAGACCATACTCGATATCCGCAAGATGAAGGGCGACGGGCAGAAAATTTCTGTTCTGACCGCCTATGATTATCCTCTGGCGCGCATCCTGGACGAGGCCGGTATCGATCTGATCCTGGTCGGCGATTCGGTTGCGACGGTCGTTTCCGGATACGACACCACTTTGCCGGTAACCCTCGACGAGATGATCTACCACACCCGCGCTGTGGTGCGCGGTTCACAACAGGCGCTGGTGGTGGCCGACCTGCCGTTTCTCTCCTACCAGGTCGACCTGCGTGATGCACGCCTCAGTGCCGGCCGCCTGATCAAGGAAGGCGGCGCTCAGGCGGTCAAACTTGAGGGGGGCGAAAATGTCGCCGAAACGATCGCCGCCATTACGGCCATGGATATTCCCGTTATGGGACATATCGGACTGACGCCTCAGTCGATTCATCGCATGGGCGGCTACCGTGTGCAAGGGCGCCGGGAAGAACAGGCCCAGCAGTTGCTTGCCGATGCTCGCGCGGTTGAGGCTGCCGGTGCTTTTGCCTTGGTGCTTGAAGGAATTCCACGCTACCTTGCACGTGAAATTACCCACGCGGTATCCATCCCAACCATAGGCATTGGTGCCGGTGTCTATTGTGACGGTCAGGTTCTTGTCATCCACGACATACTCGGCTTGTGTGAAAAATACTCTCCCAAATTCGTTAAAAAATATGCCGACGTGTCCACCGTTATCCGCGAAGGTGTGGATGCTTACATCCGTGACGTGAAAGAAGGGGTGTTCCCGACAGCGGAACATTCCTTCGACTGAGGTTTTAAAGACGGATTTCATGGAAATCATTACCGACATTGCACAGATGCAACAGCTCTGCCTAACGTCCAGGCAGCAGGGCCTGCGTATTGCCTTTGTGCCGACCATGGGCTACCTGCACGAAGGCCACCTTTCCCTGTTGCGAGCGGCACGGGCCACGGGCGATATTCTGGTGCTGAGCATTTTTGTCAACCCCGCTCAGTTCGGAGCAGGCGAGGATTTCGACAGCTATCCGCGCGACCTTTCCCGCGATGCCGAACTGGCGCGCGCCTCAGGTACCAACTGGCTGTTCGCGCCCCCGGTCGGCGCTATGTATCCGCAGGGGTATGGCACCTGGGTCAATGTTGAGGGAATCACGTCCACTCTGTGCGGTGCCAGCCGTCCCGGTCATTTTCAGGGAGTCACCACGGTGGTGTGCAAGCTTATCAACATTGTCCAACCCCATGTGGCCTTTTTCGGACGCAAGGACTTTCAGCAACTCGCCGTTATTCGTCGGATGAGCACCGATCTGAATCTGCCGGTGGAGGTGCGGGGGCTGCCCATCGTGCGCGAGGCCGACGGCTTGGCCATGAGCTCGCGCAATGTCAATCTTTCGCCCGCGCAACGGCAACAGGCACTGGCCCTTTACGCTGCGATCCGCGCGGCGAGTTCGATGGTGCGTGGCGGCGAGCGCGACAGCCTGAGGGTGATACAAGCGGTACGCAAGAGAATTGAACAAGAACCTGAAGCGGCGATCGACTATGTCCAGATCTGCCATGAGCAAACCCTGGCAGACTGCGATGTCGTCCATCGGCATGCCGTTCTGCTGCTGGCGGTCAGAATCGGAGCAACCCGTCTGATCGACAACCATCATCTGGGAGAGGAGATTCCAGAATCATGACGAGAAAAATGCTGAAGTCCAAAATCCATCGCGCCACGGTCACTGGTGCCGACCTGCATTACGAAGGTTCCATCACCATCGATCGCGATCTGATGGAACAATCCGACATTAAGCCTTATGAGGCCGTCGACATCTGGAACGTTACCTACGGCACGCGATTTCAGACGTATGCCATTGAAGGCCAACCCGGCAGCGGCACTATCTGCATCAACGGCGCCGCGGCGCGTCTGGTGTCCCGCGGCGATCTGGTGATCATTGCCAGCTGGCTCGACATTCCTGAAGCGCAGGTGGCTGCCCATGAGCCTAAACTGGTTTTTGTCGACGAGAAAAACCGCTCGACTTCGCAGACTGTCGAAACCGGCGGGCAGGCGGATCTGAAAAAGGCCATCTAGAACCGCCTGTGATGACTCTTTATCGAGCACGCTACCTGGTTCCCATTACCCGTGAGCCCATCGAAGATGGTGCTTTGGTGGCCAGGGGCGGAAAAATCGTCGCCTATGGATCTGCCAAAGACATGGCCGCGGCCCACCCTCGGGCCGCGGTTGTTGATTTCGGCGATGATAGTTTGTTGCTGCCGGCTTTGGTCAATGCCCACACCCATCTGGAATTGACGCATTTCCCCGACTGGTTTCGGCAGCAGGGTGAAACAGAAAAATCCGGCGATTTCATTGACTGGATACTTCAGGTCATTCGCGTCAAGCGGGCGATTTCCCAAGAGCGGCTGGGAGCTTCTCTGCGTGATGGGATTCGTTCCTGTCTGGAGGCGGGCACGGGCGCCGTCGGCGATGTCCTCTCCTGGTTGCCGGGGCGCGAATTTTTTCGCAATGCTCCTCTTTTCGGGCGGCTCTACCTCGAAACCCTCGGTCTGGACCCCGGTCGCAACCGGCAGATGCTGAAGGTTCTCGGCCGAGTCAGTGATGAGTGCCTGGCAGGACGTTTGCGATTGGGGCTTGCGCCCCATTCTCCATACAATCTCAGCAGTCAATATCTCGAAGATATTTTCGAATATGCTCGTCGGCATCGACTGCCGCTGACGACTCATGTGGCCGAATCCCCTGCCGAAGTTCGATTTTTGCAAGATTCTTCCGGGCCCATAGCCGAGCGACTCTATCCCTTTGTCGGCTGGGAGGATATGTTGCC from Geoalkalibacter ferrihydriticus DSM 17813 harbors:
- a CDS encoding DUF2062 domain-containing protein, which translates into the protein MWQRLALIRQFKLNFIRLLRARGTADEIAKGLALGVFIGMTPTFGVQMIIAVFVAILLRENKIAAAAGVWVTNPFTAPFIYALGYETGRLLLGMDRVALVREFNYEAVKRFGWDLFLPLTVGGIVLGVLCGVITYALTVRAIPVVKTWRVPRWPRPRRRKDK
- the rsmA gene encoding 16S rRNA (adenine(1518)-N(6)/adenine(1519)-N(6))-dimethyltransferase RsmA, with translation MMKEEHRPRKRFGQNFLRDVSVIERILQAAQLDEQSRVLEIGPGLGALTDRLLGLAGQVKVMEVDRDLVARLEERRHPRLEIHVGDALLLPWEELLSEPPYTLVANLPYNISSQVLFRILDHRHLFSRLVLMFQKEVGDRLCAGPGTSAYGILSVLCPLWFDVRRVVLVRPGAFFPPPKVDSVVLAFDALPGPRVPVADEAFFRRVVKAAFAQRRKTLRNTLKAAGFAEADLLAALEVCAINPQARGETLSLEQFAQLAAALQK
- a CDS encoding peptidylprolyl isomerase, which codes for METVAKVNGRPVSRNELDSTMQVYAQQMHHKNTDQLSVDQFQEVYDMALEKLIARALIFQAALAAGIVASEARVEEEKNQLIAQFSDENEFFAKLEKAGMSPEFYHRMVREDLTVNLMTAEKMKELPEPQATEIEEIYKRYPQKMVDPEKVHARHILVAAQSDERETALERIGRIKQEATAAEFERLAREHSDCPSAQAGGDLGYFARGQMVDSFEDAAFTQEPGQVGEIVETPYGFHLILVLDKTPERRLSLEEAETRLRNFLKEEAGVKLLKNWVDELRTHADVEIFS
- a CDS encoding NAD-glutamate dehydrogenase, whose translation is MKIISDVASSDADLQTALIQIEAVLGCLEKFAPSEKSAYLVNLASALQAHTPHSYYLHSAPEQVAAWITEVFEFMDARRDDVALRMVRGTRSGRWYLLTNTPDAPYLLDSLQALLYRESVRFQVIAHPILRIRRQKGQIVEVGGSLEKGPCESLILMELQGFQDSRQRRIEGEIAEVLSSVLQVHAHQRKMSARLHHLEKLPGEANNREFWHWLQNDNFLPFGYRCWQVAQLEGATQVSLVEEPLGIFPNLPEMKVGETLPLARFCGEMHRRILRSDQVVAEETEVISPVFRGERLRYLGWREMLDDGRWREHAFSGLFSQKFLEEPTYSIAPLRRKIESALSDLGIPKGCHDYNKTIEIFNTFPKIEMFFLESAELRNMVRSFTFLYRQGGVKVVVAPSLSVHGATLLLILPREFYDPEHFDRLEAYIRRFFRAEEAKARIIHFSAEYLSLHVTVTPVEPGVRIDVRRLENGLTEIARPWEMKLRVLLERRFGEEVGDELYKRYAEGFSSEYRALSHPRFALRDIQGMEAVRRDGGEFFSLWGPFHNAEEYFRLQFYSRRETYLNDLIPLLENLHLSVIEELDFVLKQGEETCYIKSFAIRNADPDALPLAEVREKLLEILTVLRLGGVENDNLNRLLVLTGLGWKEIDVFRGYRNYYQQLGAPFTKRRVAFALMHNPRVARLLFDYFDARFQPRDEWQDQSVREEQALSPLRMELALALEDVADINEDRILRTLFNLIDSTVRTNFYQRNTGPDYFFAFKISAIGIIEMPAPRPLFEIYVHAADMEGIHLRGGRVARGGIRWSDRPDDFRTEVLGLMKTQMTKNAVIVPVGSKGGFIVQTPFTTREQGAELSRAAYMTLMRGLLDLTDNRIAGKIIRSPEVVAYDEQDPYMVVAADKGTAHLPDTANAIAREYGFWLDDAFASGGSKGYDHKALGITARGAWECVKRHFRELGKDIQTEPFTVVGIGDMSGDVFGNGMLLSRKIRLVAAFDHRHIFIDPDPEPETSWRERERLFRLPRSSWEDYDPAVISEGGGVFSRQAKDIPLSPQVRSLLGVRHGSMDGQGLVRAILQAEADLLWNGGIGTYVKASSEKHEDVGDRGNDGVRIDAGQLRVRVVGEGGNLGLTQRARIEFALGGGAINTDAIDNSAGVDCSDHEVNLKIFMQYLAEQQVLADVEERDRLLLEVSDEVCAAVLHNNYTQSLAVSLDLRRCRAENAPFVDLAERLVNAGLLDRAGEFLPSSKELLARADKSLTRPELAVLLAYSKMQMFQVVLDKGLPKGEKIREFLAGYFPAPIRDRFREHLDGHPLAREITATLITNTLVDLGGCAFIQRLGRRSGRSLADCLSVQFFFDQAFEGPALRLELFALDNRLPAEHQYDILLNYTEVLQEVCLWALQQEVPTELNQASVSEWQEHISEFVNMLAGVVPAAEWQSCRDEISDLEEKGLSRQFARQVATLHYLSDLLPLVPLSEDTGQDLHTIVCTYRDLGAHLEIATMREAALRVPVRDRWDRMAYETFTQDLNSIHYNLTGGVLREADGNVEQYLSSRRKKVRNLLTLLKQVQGRDPANFHPFTVLGRALNALI
- a CDS encoding flavin reductase family protein; the protein is MEKRRLGPCVTFFPQPTTLIATRDEEGAVNLMTASWVGIVSKTPPTMAVALHQSRKSYQNLKQGVGAFTVNVVPAGLAMEADFCGLKSGSEVDKVAHAGLGLEPAAQVAVPLVAESPLNVECRVVGEQQLGEYCLVLGEILEIHAADAAFDDSGNMDARVFDPLVYLGGIREYWSLGEKAGRAYRDGTRLFPEDAKGQ
- the panB gene encoding 3-methyl-2-oxobutanoate hydroxymethyltransferase yields the protein MKKRKTILDIRKMKGDGQKISVLTAYDYPLARILDEAGIDLILVGDSVATVVSGYDTTLPVTLDEMIYHTRAVVRGSQQALVVADLPFLSYQVDLRDARLSAGRLIKEGGAQAVKLEGGENVAETIAAITAMDIPVMGHIGLTPQSIHRMGGYRVQGRREEQAQQLLADARAVEAAGAFALVLEGIPRYLAREITHAVSIPTIGIGAGVYCDGQVLVIHDILGLCEKYSPKFVKKYADVSTVIREGVDAYIRDVKEGVFPTAEHSFD
- the panC gene encoding pantoate--beta-alanine ligase; this encodes MEIITDIAQMQQLCLTSRQQGLRIAFVPTMGYLHEGHLSLLRAARATGDILVLSIFVNPAQFGAGEDFDSYPRDLSRDAELARASGTNWLFAPPVGAMYPQGYGTWVNVEGITSTLCGASRPGHFQGVTTVVCKLINIVQPHVAFFGRKDFQQLAVIRRMSTDLNLPVEVRGLPIVREADGLAMSSRNVNLSPAQRQQALALYAAIRAASSMVRGGERDSLRVIQAVRKRIEQEPEAAIDYVQICHEQTLADCDVVHRHAVLLLAVRIGATRLIDNHHLGEEIPES
- the panD gene encoding aspartate 1-decarboxylase; amino-acid sequence: MTRKMLKSKIHRATVTGADLHYEGSITIDRDLMEQSDIKPYEAVDIWNVTYGTRFQTYAIEGQPGSGTICINGAAARLVSRGDLVIIASWLDIPEAQVAAHEPKLVFVDEKNRSTSQTVETGGQADLKKAI